The following proteins come from a genomic window of Maribacter sp. HTCC2170:
- a CDS encoding methionine aminotransferase: MPIKSKLPNVKTTIFTTVGKMAKQHNALNLSQGFPNFEPDQHLLDLVTKALNEGHNQYAHMAGLPKLREVITNKILTLHHREYNPETEITVTNGASQAIFTAITAFVEPGDEVIVFKPAYDCYEPAIEVNGGSPVYLQLNQNFKVDWEVFRNKITQRTKMVIVNTPHNPSGTIFSKEDMLELQKSLKDTNIIVISDEVYEHIVFDGYVHESASRFDDLASRSFICASFGKTFHVTGWKVGYCVAPAELMHEFRKTHQFNVFCVDHPLQHALSTYLQEPQHYLNLNNFYQKKRDLFLNGLKGSRFEIAPSKGTYFQLLGYSKITDESDVDFAKRLIIEYKLASIPISVFNVGGQDNKVLRFCFAKTNDTLEQATEILKKL, translated from the coding sequence ATGCCCATAAAATCAAAGCTCCCCAATGTAAAAACAACCATTTTTACAACTGTCGGGAAAATGGCCAAACAGCACAATGCCTTAAATCTATCACAGGGCTTTCCCAATTTTGAACCCGATCAACACCTACTCGATTTGGTTACAAAAGCCCTGAATGAAGGGCATAACCAATATGCACACATGGCGGGTTTGCCCAAACTAAGAGAAGTCATTACCAATAAAATATTGACCTTGCACCACAGGGAATATAACCCAGAAACAGAAATAACGGTTACGAACGGAGCTTCACAAGCTATTTTCACGGCTATTACAGCATTCGTTGAGCCCGGAGACGAGGTAATTGTATTTAAACCTGCCTATGATTGTTACGAACCGGCTATTGAGGTAAATGGTGGCAGCCCTGTTTATTTACAATTGAATCAAAATTTCAAAGTTGATTGGGAAGTATTCCGAAATAAAATAACACAAAGGACCAAAATGGTCATTGTGAATACCCCACACAATCCGAGTGGCACAATCTTTTCCAAAGAAGATATGCTTGAACTTCAAAAGAGTTTAAAAGACACCAATATTATCGTTATAAGCGACGAGGTGTATGAACATATCGTCTTTGATGGTTATGTGCACGAAAGTGCATCCCGTTTTGATGATTTGGCATCACGCAGTTTTATCTGTGCTTCTTTTGGGAAAACTTTTCATGTGACAGGGTGGAAAGTGGGTTACTGCGTCGCACCTGCCGAACTAATGCATGAGTTCAGAAAGACTCACCAATTCAATGTATTTTGTGTAGATCACCCTCTGCAACATGCACTGTCAACTTATCTTCAAGAACCTCAACATTATTTAAACCTCAATAATTTTTACCAGAAAAAGAGAGACTTATTCCTTAATGGCCTCAAGGGTTCACGTTTTGAGATAGCACCTTCAAAAGGCACTTATTTCCAATTGCTTGGATATTCAAAAATCACGGATGAAAGTGATGTCGACTTTGCCAAAAGATTGATCATTGAATACAAATTAGCATCAATTCCCATTTCAGTATTTAACGTTGGAGGTCAAGACAATAAAGTCCTTCGATTTTGTTTTGCTAAAACGAATGATACGCTCGAACAAGCAACTGAAATTTTGAAAAAGCTTTAA
- a CDS encoding thioredoxin family protein, which translates to MTFNADGTFLWVIMPFDPRFEEMTTFIMKTRTILIIGVLFGLGTLNTWAQEINQKSTDTNGREKLLGVINEEGLKQNSFAQWYKTNYDNYVVDSEVLTIIEKRLKKYEILAFMGTWCGDSRREIPRFYKILDSIDFPMENLTMVGVDNARENYKNSPTGEERGHDIIKVPTFIILKDGKEVNRIVETPKVSLEKDLKAIVQNASYIPNYKIVPVD; encoded by the coding sequence ATGACTTTCAATGCAGATGGTACATTTTTATGGGTAATTATGCCATTTGACCCTAGGTTTGAAGAAATGACAACCTTTATTATGAAGACACGAACTATACTGATAATCGGAGTTTTATTCGGCTTGGGCACTCTAAATACTTGGGCTCAGGAAATCAATCAAAAATCAACTGACACCAACGGGAGAGAAAAGCTTCTGGGTGTTATAAATGAAGAAGGCCTAAAGCAAAATTCTTTTGCCCAATGGTACAAAACCAATTATGATAATTATGTGGTAGATTCGGAAGTACTAACCATCATTGAAAAGCGATTGAAGAAATATGAGATTCTGGCTTTTATGGGCACTTGGTGTGGTGATAGCAGACGTGAAATCCCTCGTTTTTATAAAATTTTGGATAGTATTGATTTCCCTATGGAAAATCTCACTATGGTTGGAGTGGACAATGCACGTGAGAATTATAAAAACAGCCCAACTGGTGAGGAAAGAGGGCATGACATTATAAAAGTCCCCACATTTATTATTTTGAAAGATGGGAAAGAAGTAAACCGAATTGTCGAAACCCCTAAGGTTTCTTTGGAAAAAGACCTAAAAGCTATTGTTCAGAACGCCTCTTATATACCTAATTACAAAATTGTACCTGTAGATTAG
- a CDS encoding sensor histidine kinase, which produces MTFKGLHISKILIHLLFWALFVFISLFVFSNYYWKENPFLQYFFILVAIVYVNNGILLPFFVKRKMYLVYGLIIGSIAFLGTQAYCNYFAQCGCSVMKCLSDYLWQTLVPIVFFSFLWMLYSYLEKQEEVELIKQEHTEMELQFLKSQINPHVLFNNLNTIYSYSLEKPKEVPGMILKLSDNLKHVLYESDAHKIDLQKELDYIDNYIAFQKIRTENIKEVDYSKEIEGNDFVIAPLLLITLIENAFKHSASNSKITIRIRVKNASLECICENAVNPNYDSEENTKIGMVNLKKRLNLIYKDKYELKISNENLYKVILKIQLI; this is translated from the coding sequence ATGACATTTAAAGGCCTACATATATCCAAAATCCTAATCCACCTCCTTTTTTGGGCCTTGTTTGTATTCATATCACTTTTCGTATTTTCCAATTACTACTGGAAAGAGAATCCTTTTTTACAGTATTTCTTTATTCTTGTGGCCATTGTATATGTGAATAATGGCATTCTTTTGCCATTTTTTGTCAAAAGAAAAATGTACTTGGTCTATGGTTTGATAATTGGGTCAATAGCATTTTTAGGTACACAAGCCTATTGCAATTATTTTGCGCAGTGTGGATGTTCGGTCATGAAATGCCTATCTGACTACCTCTGGCAAACCCTTGTACCCATCGTTTTCTTTTCTTTCCTATGGATGTTGTATAGCTACCTTGAAAAACAGGAGGAGGTAGAACTCATTAAACAGGAACATACCGAAATGGAACTTCAATTCCTGAAATCACAGATAAATCCGCATGTACTTTTCAATAACTTGAACACCATTTACTCCTATTCCCTTGAAAAGCCGAAAGAAGTTCCTGGAATGATCCTAAAACTCTCCGATAACTTGAAACATGTATTGTACGAGAGTGATGCCCACAAGATTGATTTACAGAAAGAGTTGGATTATATTGATAATTATATCGCCTTTCAAAAAATTAGAACCGAAAATATAAAGGAGGTTGATTATAGCAAGGAAATTGAAGGCAATGACTTTGTAATTGCACCCCTTTTACTTATAACCCTCATTGAAAATGCTTTTAAACATAGCGCATCGAACAGCAAAATTACAATCCGTATTAGAGTAAAAAATGCTTCTTTGGAATGTATTTGTGAGAATGCTGTGAATCCAAATTATGATTCAGAGGAGAACACTAAGATTGGTATGGTAAATTTGAAAAAACGATTAAATTTAATCTATAAAGACAAATATGAATTGAAAATCTCCAATGAGAATCTTTACAAGGTGATCCTAAAAATTCAGCTTATATGA
- a CDS encoding LytR/AlgR family response regulator transcription factor has protein sequence MNCIIIEDELPAQRILQNYISKLPDLTIEGCFQSALNANTLISNQNIDVVFLDINLPDISGIQYIKTLANPPAVIMTTAYHEHAVESFELDTICDYLVKPFSFERFLKAVNKAKKNHQKKAHNIINVETSTEHVFLNIDKTLHKINFSDIIYIESDKNYVTVVTDHAKWSYIESLKNWILKLPADDFIQVHKSFIVSYNRIEKINGNQLIMKDNKIPIGRSFKTSLLRKVNGNDLG, from the coding sequence ATGAACTGTATTATCATTGAAGATGAACTTCCAGCCCAACGGATTTTGCAGAACTATATCTCGAAATTACCAGATTTAACAATCGAGGGCTGTTTTCAATCCGCCTTGAATGCCAATACGTTAATTTCAAACCAAAATATTGATGTTGTTTTTCTTGATATCAATCTCCCAGATATTTCAGGAATTCAATACATAAAGACCCTTGCCAATCCTCCTGCTGTGATTATGACGACTGCTTATCATGAACATGCGGTAGAGAGTTTTGAATTGGATACAATCTGCGATTATCTTGTAAAGCCCTTTTCATTCGAGCGTTTCTTAAAGGCCGTAAATAAGGCAAAAAAAAACCATCAAAAAAAGGCACACAACATCATCAACGTAGAAACAAGTACAGAACATGTTTTTTTAAACATTGATAAAACCCTTCATAAAATCAACTTCAGTGACATTATCTATATTGAATCTGACAAAAACTACGTGACCGTGGTAACAGATCATGCAAAATGGTCCTATATTGAATCACTCAAAAATTGGATACTGAAATTGCCTGCTGACGATTTTATCCAAGTGCACAAATCATTTATAGTTAGCTACAATAGAATTGAAAAAATTAATGGGAATCAATTGATAATGAAGGATAATAAAATTCCTATTGGAAGATCATTCAAGACTTCGCTTCTAAGAAAGGTTAACGGCAATGACTTAGGTTAA
- a CDS encoding serine hydrolase domain-containing protein: MRVFKLLLLALICSNFAISQEEFYFPERNVEWEVKSSEEFKIDTEKLQAAVEFANNNEYSGSRDLRIAILKGFEREPFHEILGPTKKRGGPAGMILKNGYVIAKWGDTKRVDMTFSVTKSFLSTIAGLAEDHGLIANTKDIVEDYIWDGTFGGEHNGKITWEHLLQQNSDWSGELWGGKDWGDRPPKEGDIDDWKFRKLNEPGTVMEYNDVRVNVLAYSLTHVWRKPLPMILKEQVMDKIGASTTWRWHGYKNAWTEIDGIQMKSVTGGGHSGAGIFINAEDMARFGLLFLNNGKWRNERIISEEWIQKAITPSKPNVNYGYMWWLNKKGNRHWKGLSENIYYAAGFGGNFIVIDNKNDLVIVTRWLEPNKIGDFMSKVNAALD; the protein is encoded by the coding sequence ATGCGAGTTTTTAAACTACTTCTTTTAGCCCTTATATGCTCAAATTTTGCAATTTCACAAGAAGAATTCTACTTTCCGGAACGAAATGTAGAATGGGAGGTGAAATCTTCCGAAGAATTTAAAATAGACACCGAAAAACTTCAGGCTGCTGTTGAATTTGCTAATAACAACGAATATTCTGGCTCGCGGGATCTTAGAATAGCAATATTAAAGGGATTTGAAAGAGAGCCATTTCATGAAATATTAGGGCCGACCAAAAAGCGTGGAGGTCCGGCAGGAATGATTTTAAAGAACGGGTATGTAATTGCAAAATGGGGAGATACCAAACGAGTTGATATGACCTTTAGTGTTACCAAAAGTTTTTTATCAACCATTGCCGGATTGGCTGAGGACCATGGGCTGATAGCAAACACGAAAGATATAGTTGAGGATTACATTTGGGATGGTACATTTGGAGGTGAACATAATGGCAAGATTACATGGGAGCATCTCTTGCAGCAAAATTCAGATTGGTCTGGAGAACTTTGGGGTGGTAAGGATTGGGGAGATAGACCGCCAAAGGAAGGTGACATTGATGATTGGAAATTCAGAAAACTCAATGAGCCGGGAACAGTTATGGAATACAACGATGTTCGTGTAAATGTTTTGGCTTATTCCCTTACCCACGTGTGGCGAAAACCATTGCCAATGATTCTAAAAGAGCAGGTGATGGATAAAATTGGAGCATCGACTACATGGCGTTGGCATGGTTATAAAAATGCTTGGACAGAGATAGACGGAATTCAAATGAAATCGGTAACGGGTGGAGGTCATTCAGGTGCTGGAATATTCATAAATGCCGAAGACATGGCACGTTTTGGTTTATTGTTCTTGAACAATGGTAAATGGAGAAATGAAAGGATCATTAGCGAGGAATGGATTCAAAAAGCTATTACACCCTCAAAACCCAATGTAAATTATGGTTATATGTGGTGGTTAAATAAAAAGGGTAATCGCCATTGGAAAGGACTCTCGGAGAACATTTATTATGCTGCGGGATTTGGAGGCAATTTCATTGTCATTGACAATAAAAACGATTTGGTGATTGTTACGAGGTGGTTGGAGCCAAATAAGATAGGTGATTTCATGAGCAAGGTCAATGCTGCCCTGGATTAA
- a CDS encoding GNAT family N-acetyltransferase, whose product MRKQHKLVYKKCGPEDINELTQVSIATFVDAFEKDNDPEDFKNYIDLAFNKTKLNKELKNPNTSFYFVFLEENLVGYFKLNQNEAQSDLKNMDSIELERIYVINEYQGQGLGLQILQEAKKLAKKTNKSYLWLGVWELNKAAIKFYERHGFSKFGMHPYYIGKDRQLDWLMQFDLINFNQE is encoded by the coding sequence ATGAGGAAGCAACACAAACTTGTATATAAAAAATGTGGCCCGGAAGATATAAATGAGCTAACGCAGGTTTCGATAGCAACATTCGTTGATGCATTTGAAAAAGATAATGACCCGGAAGATTTTAAAAACTATATAGACCTTGCATTCAACAAGACTAAATTGAATAAGGAACTTAAAAATCCGAACACATCTTTTTACTTTGTTTTTTTAGAAGAAAACCTCGTAGGGTATTTTAAATTGAATCAAAACGAGGCTCAATCTGATTTAAAAAACATGGATTCGATTGAGTTGGAACGAATTTATGTTATAAATGAATATCAGGGTCAGGGTTTGGGATTGCAAATACTTCAAGAGGCAAAGAAATTGGCCAAGAAGACCAATAAGTCATACTTATGGCTAGGAGTTTGGGAACTTAATAAAGCAGCAATTAAGTTCTATGAAAGGCATGGATTCTCAAAGTTTGGAATGCACCCTTATTACATTGGAAAAGACAGGCAATTGGATTGGCTTATGCAATTTGATTTGATTAACTTCAACCAGGAATAA